Below is a window of Streptomyces taklimakanensis DNA.
CATGGCCCGCGGGCTGGGCCGGATCGACATGACCAAACCGTCGCTGGGCATGGAGATCCTGCACTTGGCGGGCAACTTCATCTTCCTCGCCGGGCTGGTCGGGATCATGCAGATCACCCGGCGGTCCGCCCGGTACCTGAAGTCCCGCAAGTGCGCCCGGATGGGGGTGTGGATGCAGGGAATCCACGGTCTGGAACACGCGGTGCTGACCGTGTCCGTGGCGCTGGGGGCCGACCGTGCCGTCGGCCTGTCCACCTGGTTCGGGACGATCGAGCCCGGTCCGGCGCTGACGACCTACCGCGTGTGGTGGCACTTCGTGGCCAACCTGGTCGGCACGAGCATCCTCGTGCTCTCCCTCTACCATCTGTGGCGCGAGAGGCGCAGTGTCCGGGCGGACTACGAGCCGGGCGGCACGGCGGAGGAGTCCGCGCGCTCCGGCGCCGAGCCCACCGGGCGGCCACTGCCCGGCCCCGGCGCGGAGCCCTGCACGGCGACGGCCCCCGTGCGGGAGACGGCCCTGACCGGAGGGACCGGGTAGCGCGCCGGTCCCGCGGCTCCGGGATTCGCGTACCGCGAAGGCCGTGAGTCCCGGGCGACGCGGTGCGGTGCCGGCTGCCGCGGAGGCGCGCTCGCGCGCACGCTCCCGCGGGGGGCGGCGGCTTCAGCCGCCGCCCGGCAACGCCAGCACAGGCCGTGCGGCGTCACGCGGCCACAGCTCTTCCCCCCGCTTCCCGGACACACCCCCACGGGTGGGCCGGGCACGGCGGCTCCTGCCGCGCCGAGGCGGCAGTCCCGGCAGACTCCCGAACCGCCCGGCAGGTGGGGGCGTTCGCATTCGGGGCAGTGCGGGGCGGGGAGGCCGGGGGAAGTGGGCCGTCGGGCGGGTGTGGAGGGGCCGGGTCGGTCCCCGCGGCGGGCGGCGGCCGCCTCCGCACAGGCCCGGCACCCTTCTCCGGTCGACCACAGCGTCCCGGACTCGCAGTCGGGGTTGCGGCATCCCCAGCGGGGGAGGGCGACGCCCAGGAGCCAGCCGCCGGGGTCCCGGATGTCGTCCGGGGGCAGGAGGGCCAGACGGGACGCCAGACGGGCCCGCAGCCGGTCGATGCCGGTGCCGTCGTCGAGTTGGCGGCCGATCTCCCGGCCCACGCGGCGTTGCAGGTAGGCGTTCG
It encodes the following:
- a CDS encoding DUF6008 family protein; amino-acid sequence: MGMSVSTVDTVGAVFIILWTVAMWSAVAVLAWANRGPVRSWVHRTAVGLIVVGAVGQLGHFQEHVAQAGYWVLHPNSPAWMTPWGDSMARGLGRIDMTKPSLGMEILHLAGNFIFLAGLVGIMQITRRSARYLKSRKCARMGVWMQGIHGLEHAVLTVSVALGADRAVGLSTWFGTIEPGPALTTYRVWWHFVANLVGTSILVLSLYHLWRERRSVRADYEPGGTAEESARSGAEPTGRPLPGPGAEPCTATAPVRETALTGGTG